In Limosilactobacillus sp. WILCCON 0051, a single window of DNA contains:
- a CDS encoding M20 family metallopeptidase has translation MAAELVQENERQQALAALKRLVAKPSYNEAPAPGAPFGPKIRQALDELMRICDELGYQTYEDPDGYYGYAETGTGSETFGIIGHVDTVPAGDLSTWEHDPYSGEVFGDVVYGRGVQDDKGPVIAALFAVKALENRGCHFNKKIRFIFGTDEETLWRGIAKYNQKEAPIDLGFSPDAEFPVTYAEKGLQQSYLVGPGTELLNVETGGAFNAVPDRAEYAGPKQDEVKAALEKHGFKYHEEAGKLVVEGKAIHAMLAPQGVNAVLRLAIALDDVFKGFGPLDFIGQCFKEDATGTNLLGDVKDEASGHLTFNISSLKITPTETRMQIDLRIPVTVDRDALLEKLSQNVAKYDLQYKHFDYVAPLYVPKDTELVKTLMAVYQDQTGDVASQPQVSGGATFARTMHNCVAFGAMLPTTPDFMHQANEQWPLQDMFKAMDIFAEAVKRLCVD, from the coding sequence ATGGCAGCAGAATTGGTTCAAGAAAATGAGCGTCAACAAGCATTGGCAGCTTTAAAGCGTTTGGTTGCCAAGCCATCGTATAATGAGGCTCCAGCACCAGGCGCGCCGTTTGGACCCAAGATTCGTCAGGCTTTAGATGAGCTGATGCGGATCTGTGATGAGCTGGGATATCAAACCTATGAGGATCCAGATGGCTACTATGGCTATGCTGAAACTGGAACCGGCAGCGAGACGTTTGGCATTATTGGCCATGTTGATACAGTACCAGCTGGCGATTTGAGTACTTGGGAACATGATCCGTATTCTGGCGAGGTCTTTGGCGATGTGGTCTATGGGCGCGGCGTACAAGACGACAAAGGTCCCGTGATTGCGGCTCTGTTCGCGGTTAAGGCGTTGGAGAATCGCGGCTGTCATTTCAATAAAAAGATCCGCTTTATCTTTGGTACCGATGAAGAAACGCTGTGGCGCGGGATTGCCAAGTACAATCAAAAAGAAGCGCCGATTGATCTGGGATTTTCGCCAGACGCTGAATTTCCGGTTACCTATGCTGAAAAAGGGCTGCAGCAGTCATATCTGGTTGGGCCAGGGACCGAGCTGCTGAACGTTGAAACTGGTGGTGCATTCAACGCGGTTCCAGATCGGGCAGAATATGCTGGTCCAAAGCAAGATGAGGTCAAGGCTGCTCTTGAAAAACACGGCTTCAAGTATCATGAGGAAGCCGGCAAGCTGGTCGTAGAAGGCAAGGCGATTCATGCCATGCTGGCTCCCCAAGGCGTCAACGCGGTCTTAAGACTGGCAATTGCTTTGGATGACGTCTTTAAAGGCTTTGGACCACTGGACTTTATCGGTCAGTGCTTTAAAGAGGATGCGACGGGAACCAATCTGCTGGGCGATGTCAAAGACGAGGCATCCGGCCACTTAACGTTTAATATTTCCAGCCTCAAGATCACGCCGACAGAAACGCGGATGCAGATTGATCTGCGGATTCCGGTTACCGTTGATCGTGATGCGCTGCTTGAAAAACTGAGCCAAAACGTAGCCAAATACGATCTGCAATATAAGCATTTTGACTACGTAGCGCCATTGTACGTTCCTAAAGATACCGAATTGGTTAAGACCTTGATGGCAGTCTATCAGGATCAAACCGGTGACGTTGCTTCTCAGCCACAGGTCAGCGGCGGGGCAACCTTTGCGCGGACGATGCATAACTGCGTGGCCTTTGGGGCGATGCTGCCAACCACGCCTGACTTTATGCACCAGGCTAATGAACAATGGCCACTTCAAGACATGTTTAAGGCAATGGACATCTTTGCTGAGGCAGTCAAGCGGTTATGCGTGGACTGA
- a CDS encoding YfcC family protein produces MPSAFTILFFIIVVLAVLTWFIPAGKYATDSAGNIIAHTYHTVSPHPQGIWDVFMAMVIGMIGDSKTEGAIQIALFILVIGGFLGVVNKTGALNNGISAVVRRYEGRERTLIPILMILFALGGTTYGMGEETLAFYPLLIPVMIGCGFDSIVAVAVALVGTQLGCLASTVNPFATGVASATLKISPGEGLIPRLILLVIVTALGIWYTMHYADQVKKDPTKSLVYAQRAEDEKRFDISEKTQDTQPLTKVQKRVLWLFGITFVIMIMGLVPWTDLNKHWTAFDTFTNWLHGIPFLGVLIGKDIPALGTWYFNEITLLFIFMSVVIMFVAHMKESEFIDAFLKGMGDLLSVAIIVAVARGIQVIMNNGMITATVLHWGEVGLGGLSRSAFIILTYIFYIPMSFLIPSTSGLAAATMGIMGPLGHFCHVSGSLVITAYQAASGWINLITPTSGIVMGALAIAHVNISVWWKWMAKFMVILFLVTCVFLGVAAVL; encoded by the coding sequence ATGCCATCCGCGTTTACGATTTTATTCTTCATTATCGTCGTCTTGGCAGTCTTAACTTGGTTTATTCCAGCCGGTAAGTACGCTACCGATTCAGCCGGCAACATTATTGCTCATACCTACCATACCGTTTCGCCACACCCGCAAGGTATCTGGGATGTCTTCATGGCAATGGTTATTGGGATGATTGGTGACAGCAAGACTGAAGGGGCAATTCAGATCGCGCTGTTCATCCTGGTAATTGGTGGGTTCTTAGGCGTCGTTAACAAAACCGGGGCTTTAAACAATGGGATTTCCGCCGTTGTTCGTCGTTATGAGGGACGCGAACGGACATTGATTCCAATTTTGATGATCCTGTTTGCTCTGGGGGGTACGACCTATGGCATGGGTGAAGAAACGCTGGCCTTTTACCCATTGCTGATTCCAGTCATGATCGGCTGCGGCTTTGACTCAATCGTCGCGGTTGCCGTGGCTTTGGTCGGCACGCAGCTGGGGTGTCTGGCATCAACGGTCAACCCATTTGCCACTGGGGTTGCCTCAGCTACATTGAAGATCTCGCCAGGTGAAGGCTTGATTCCACGGCTGATCCTGCTGGTGATCGTCACGGCGCTTGGCATTTGGTACACGATGCACTATGCCGACCAGGTCAAAAAAGATCCAACCAAGTCATTAGTCTACGCTCAGCGGGCTGAAGACGAAAAACGGTTTGACATTTCTGAAAAGACGCAGGACACACAGCCTTTAACCAAGGTGCAAAAACGCGTGCTGTGGCTGTTTGGGATCACGTTTGTCATTATGATCATGGGGCTGGTGCCATGGACTGATCTGAACAAGCATTGGACGGCCTTTGACACGTTTACCAACTGGCTGCATGGCATTCCGTTCCTGGGCGTTTTGATCGGTAAAGACATTCCAGCCTTGGGGACTTGGTACTTTAACGAAATTACGCTGCTGTTCATCTTTATGTCGGTAGTAATTATGTTTGTCGCTCATATGAAGGAAAGCGAATTTATCGACGCCTTCTTAAAGGGAATGGGCGACCTGCTCAGCGTTGCGATTATCGTGGCCGTTGCTCGTGGGATTCAGGTTATCATGAACAATGGTATGATTACGGCGACCGTTTTGCATTGGGGTGAAGTCGGACTGGGCGGCCTGTCGCGCAGTGCCTTCATCATTTTGACCTACATCTTCTACATTCCAATGTCATTCCTGATTCCATCAACTTCCGGCTTGGCTGCCGCTACGATGGGAATCATGGGACCACTGGGACACTTCTGTCATGTTTCCGGCAGTCTGGTTATCACGGCTTACCAAGCAGCTTCTGGCTGGATCAACCTGATTACGCCAACTTCCGGAATCGTAATGGGGGCATTGGCAATTGCGCACGTCAACATCAGTGTCTGGTGGAAGTGGATGGCCAAGTTCATGGTGATCCTGTTCCTGGTTACCTGTGTCTTCTTGGGCGTTGCCGCGGTACTTTAG
- a CDS encoding Hsp20/alpha crystallin family protein: MANEIQRHNNMFDDVMSAGMRNLLNDNFFSGFNAKADHMKTDIAETDKNYVVKVDMPGFDKKDIHINYENNILTITGRRDTFDDLSDKDGNILHSERNYGQMSRSFRLPEVDLKKASAHYSDGVLVLTLPKLAPEAGTGTHIEIE, from the coding sequence ATGGCTAATGAAATTCAACGTCATAACAACATGTTTGACGACGTAATGAGCGCGGGCATGCGCAATCTGCTGAACGACAATTTCTTCTCTGGCTTCAACGCTAAGGCAGATCACATGAAGACCGACATTGCAGAAACTGATAAGAACTATGTCGTTAAAGTCGACATGCCTGGCTTTGACAAGAAGGACATCCACATCAACTATGAGAACAACATCCTGACGATCACGGGCCGCCGTGACACGTTTGACGACCTTTCTGACAAGGATGGCAATATTTTGCACAGCGAACGCAACTATGGTCAAATGAGCCGTTCATTCCGTCTGCCAGAAGTTGACTTAAAGAAGGCCTCTGCTCACTACAGCGACGGGGTTCTGGTTCTGACGCTGCCTAAGCTGGCACCAGAAGCCGGCACTGGCACTCACATCGAAATCGAATAA
- a CDS encoding acetylornithine transaminase, which produces MSHLFPTYTRFPFEIVKGTGAHLFDEQGNEYLDLTSGIGVCGLGYNVKALNDAVEHQLHQVWHTSNLYESSLQESVAAQLGVHQDMLVSFANSGTEANEAALKLARKATGRLDFLAFDHSFHGRSAGSLTVTGNEGIKEGFLPLVPGARFAKYNDFAAIDEIKPDLAGVILEVVQGEGGVIAGDAKWLKAVQDKCHEVGALLLIDEVQTGMGRTGSLFAFEQFGLDPDIYTVAKGLANGIPVGAMVGKKELGQYFGPGSHGSTFAGNPLAMAAAQQVLKTLDQEFLSAVQQKAAVMHQAMEKELLPMDMVDSISGLGLMIGIHLNQAVAVSQVLAQLHSQHVLALSARDNTLRLLPPLIASQDELLTGVDEIKKALNAVESATVTA; this is translated from the coding sequence ATGAGCCATTTATTTCCAACCTATACTCGTTTCCCATTTGAAATCGTAAAAGGAACCGGTGCCCATCTATTTGATGAACAGGGCAATGAATACCTCGACTTGACCAGTGGCATCGGTGTCTGCGGACTAGGCTACAACGTCAAGGCGCTCAATGATGCCGTTGAACATCAGCTGCATCAGGTCTGGCATACATCCAATCTGTATGAGAGCTCGCTGCAGGAAAGCGTGGCGGCACAGCTGGGCGTTCATCAAGACATGCTGGTCAGTTTTGCCAATTCCGGTACCGAGGCCAATGAAGCTGCATTGAAACTGGCGCGCAAGGCAACGGGCCGGCTTGATTTTCTGGCATTTGATCACTCGTTTCATGGACGTTCGGCTGGCTCGCTGACGGTAACGGGCAACGAGGGTATTAAGGAAGGCTTTCTTCCCCTGGTTCCCGGCGCGCGGTTTGCCAAGTACAATGACTTCGCGGCTATCGATGAGATCAAGCCGGATCTGGCTGGGGTAATCCTGGAAGTCGTCCAGGGCGAAGGCGGCGTGATTGCTGGTGATGCCAAGTGGCTAAAGGCCGTTCAAGACAAATGTCACGAGGTTGGCGCGCTGCTTTTGATCGATGAGGTGCAGACTGGGATGGGCAGAACCGGCTCGCTGTTTGCTTTTGAACAGTTTGGCCTGGATCCAGACATCTATACGGTTGCTAAGGGGCTGGCCAATGGAATTCCGGTTGGCGCGATGGTCGGCAAAAAAGAGCTTGGTCAATACTTTGGTCCCGGCAGCCACGGTTCGACGTTTGCGGGCAATCCGCTGGCAATGGCGGCCGCTCAGCAGGTATTAAAGACGCTGGATCAAGAATTTTTGAGCGCGGTTCAGCAAAAAGCCGCGGTAATGCATCAAGCTATGGAAAAAGAGCTGCTGCCAATGGACATGGTTGATTCAATCAGCGGCCTGGGCTTAATGATCGGCATTCATCTTAATCAAGCCGTTGCCGTGAGTCAGGTCTTGGCTCAGCTCCATTCTCAGCATGTGCTGGCGCTTTCGGCTCGTGACAATACGCTGCGTCTTTTGCCACCATTGATTGCCAGTCAAGATGAGCTGCTGACTGGTGTCGATGAGATCAAAAAGGCGCTGAATGCAGTTGAATCGGCGACTGTTACCGCATAA
- the argB gene encoding acetylglutamate kinase has translation MKDLIIIKIGGQAISELTDDFFEQLAVWRTQGKKILLLHGGGPLITKLCQQLQVPVVKKDGVRVTDAQTLALTKLVLLGQAQPLLLQKLSDHQLPVVGLNAADNQMLVGKYLDQSVYGEVGTVVSVNQDKLLPLLDSYIGVLAPLAMTPAGNWLNVNADQAAADVASLLGAKKLYLMTDVAGVLNQHHLIPHLTKLVSQKLVAEKIISSGMQPKIKAAFAACTAGVEQVAITNCLQNPGTIITKE, from the coding sequence ATGAAAGATCTGATCATTATTAAAATCGGCGGTCAAGCCATCAGCGAGCTAACGGATGATTTTTTCGAACAGCTGGCAGTCTGGCGCACGCAGGGTAAAAAGATTCTGCTGCTGCATGGCGGCGGTCCCTTGATTACCAAGCTTTGCCAACAGCTGCAGGTGCCGGTCGTTAAAAAAGATGGCGTGCGGGTAACCGATGCCCAGACGCTGGCGCTGACCAAACTGGTGCTGTTGGGACAGGCTCAGCCATTATTGCTGCAGAAACTCAGCGATCATCAGCTGCCAGTCGTCGGTTTGAACGCGGCGGACAATCAGATGCTGGTGGGCAAGTATTTGGATCAAAGCGTCTACGGCGAAGTGGGCACCGTCGTCAGCGTTAATCAAGATAAGCTTTTGCCGCTATTGGACAGCTATATCGGCGTTTTGGCACCATTAGCGATGACGCCGGCTGGTAATTGGCTTAATGTCAATGCCGATCAGGCCGCGGCCGACGTAGCCAGTCTGTTAGGCGCTAAAAAACTTTATCTGATGACAGACGTAGCCGGCGTTTTGAATCAGCACCATTTGATTCCGCACTTAACGAAGCTGGTTTCACAAAAACTGGTCGCTGAAAAAATCATCAGCAGCGGAATGCAGCCAAAGATCAAAGCTGCCTTTGCTGCCTGCACCGCGGGAGTTGAGCAGGTAGCCATCACCAATTGTCTGCAGAATCCCGGCACGATTATTACCAAGGAGTGA
- the argJ gene encoding bifunctional glutamate N-acetyltransferase/amino-acid acetyltransferase ArgJ, with the protein MMEPQTTPNVASIVETAFTWPKGFYSDGLHAGLKAEKPDLGWLFSKVPASAAGVYTTNQFCAAPTALTKETINHDHQLQGIIVNSAIANSCTGPQGKLDALKEQALMAKKLGVSQNLIGVASTGVIGEMLPMDKIKAGIAKLKQTKSAKVTEAVLTTDTHTKTIAVKFEIAGHQCTMAGFCKGSGMIHPKMATMLGFVTTDAKISGACLQDLLSEEVDTTFNQITVDGDNSTNDMVVTMANGLAMADEESLTPDHPDYPVFAQAYHQVLSALAKEIARDGEGATKLVEANVKGAANDLDAQHVAKAIVGSNLVKAALFGQDANWGRIMGAIGATDADLDVNRVDIKLNGINIVLSSHGVEYDEWLLRQKLAEDQIKIDVNLHHGFGKGQAWGCDLTYKYVQINASYRS; encoded by the coding sequence ATGATGGAACCACAAACTACGCCAAACGTTGCTTCAATTGTCGAAACTGCCTTTACTTGGCCTAAGGGATTTTACAGTGATGGGCTGCATGCTGGACTCAAGGCTGAAAAACCAGATCTGGGCTGGCTGTTTTCCAAAGTACCAGCCAGTGCCGCGGGGGTTTATACGACCAACCAGTTCTGTGCGGCGCCAACTGCCTTAACCAAAGAAACGATCAATCATGATCATCAGCTGCAGGGAATCATCGTCAACAGTGCGATTGCCAATTCCTGCACGGGTCCTCAAGGTAAGCTGGATGCTTTAAAAGAACAGGCACTGATGGCTAAAAAGCTGGGTGTCAGCCAAAATCTGATCGGCGTGGCCTCAACCGGGGTAATCGGCGAAATGCTGCCAATGGACAAGATCAAGGCCGGGATTGCCAAGCTGAAGCAAACCAAGTCGGCTAAAGTTACCGAAGCCGTCCTGACCACGGATACTCATACCAAGACGATTGCCGTTAAGTTTGAAATCGCGGGTCATCAATGCACGATGGCAGGCTTTTGCAAGGGTTCGGGAATGATTCACCCAAAGATGGCCACCATGCTAGGCTTTGTGACGACCGATGCCAAAATCAGCGGGGCCTGCCTGCAGGATTTGTTAAGCGAGGAGGTTGACACGACTTTCAATCAGATCACGGTTGATGGCGACAACTCTACTAATGATATGGTCGTTACCATGGCAAATGGGCTGGCAATGGCGGATGAGGAATCATTGACGCCGGACCACCCAGATTATCCAGTCTTTGCCCAGGCCTACCATCAAGTGCTGAGTGCGCTGGCCAAAGAGATTGCCCGTGATGGCGAGGGGGCAACTAAGCTGGTTGAAGCCAATGTCAAGGGCGCGGCTAATGATCTTGATGCTCAGCACGTCGCTAAGGCAATCGTAGGCTCCAATCTGGTCAAGGCCGCTTTGTTTGGTCAGGATGCCAACTGGGGCCGGATCATGGGAGCAATTGGCGCAACGGATGCCGATTTGGACGTCAATCGCGTTGACATCAAGCTTAATGGCATCAACATCGTCTTGAGCAGTCATGGCGTTGAATATGACGAATGGCTGCTGCGGCAGAAACTGGCTGAGGATCAGATCAAAATCGATGTCAATCTGCATCATGGCTTTGGCAAGGGACAGGCATGGGGATGCGATCTGACCTATAAATACGTGCAGATCAATGCCTCGTACCGGAGCTAG
- the argC gene encoding N-acetyl-gamma-glutamyl-phosphate reductase has protein sequence MNAAIIGVTGYSGTVLYQLLSQHPAVENIHLYGHQDTAAPRFLNDEVEAFCDRRIMIEPYDARKIMAANDVVFFATPAGVTAKLAQPYLDADFPVIDLSGDMRLKDPKEYAKWYHKDPAPADQLAKAQYGLAEFNAVHAGYVANPGCYATATLLGLAPLVKKHLIDLDSIIVDAKSGLSGAGKKLTTSSHFAWINENSQPYKVNQHQHIPEILQQLQQWDAGVKALQFTTTLIPVTRGIMASIYAKPLPGVDEEKLTAAFEECYGKRRFVRLIKNGWPSIKEVSHSNFCDLGWALDPNSHTILVVSVIDNLMKGAAGQAVQNLNHMFELDETLGLPMIPSWP, from the coding sequence ATGAACGCAGCCATCATCGGAGTGACTGGTTATAGCGGCACGGTTTTATACCAGCTGCTCAGTCAGCATCCAGCGGTTGAAAACATTCACCTGTATGGTCATCAAGATACTGCCGCACCACGCTTTTTAAATGATGAAGTAGAGGCTTTCTGTGACCGACGAATCATGATTGAGCCTTATGACGCCCGAAAAATTATGGCCGCAAATGACGTGGTGTTTTTCGCCACGCCGGCGGGAGTCACTGCCAAATTGGCTCAGCCTTATTTAGACGCCGATTTTCCCGTAATCGATCTTTCCGGCGACATGCGCTTAAAGGATCCCAAAGAGTATGCCAAGTGGTACCACAAGGATCCGGCTCCAGCTGATCAACTGGCAAAAGCACAATATGGCTTGGCTGAATTCAATGCCGTGCATGCCGGCTATGTTGCTAATCCCGGCTGTTACGCGACGGCCACGCTGTTAGGGCTGGCGCCGCTGGTCAAAAAACATTTGATCGATCTGGACTCGATTATCGTTGATGCCAAGTCGGGACTTTCCGGCGCGGGCAAGAAACTGACGACCAGCTCGCATTTTGCCTGGATCAACGAAAACTCGCAACCTTACAAGGTCAATCAGCACCAGCACATCCCAGAGATTCTGCAGCAGCTGCAGCAATGGGATGCAGGCGTCAAGGCTCTGCAGTTTACGACGACGCTGATTCCAGTAACGCGCGGCATTATGGCTTCGATTTATGCCAAGCCGTTGCCGGGCGTTGATGAAGAAAAACTGACCGCGGCCTTTGAAGAATGCTACGGCAAGCGACGATTTGTCCGCCTGATTAAAAACGGCTGGCCAAGCATCAAAGAAGTCAGTCATTCGAATTTCTGCGACCTGGGCTGGGCACTGGATCCCAACAGTCACACGATCCTGGTCGTTTCCGTAATTGATAATCTGATGAAAGGGGCTGCGGGACAAGCAGTCCAAAACCTGAACCATATGTTTGAACTGGACGAGACGCTGGGATTGCCAATGATTCCCAGCTGGCCATAA
- a CDS encoding Cof-type HAD-IIB family hydrolase: MIKLIAVDIDGTLLNDQGQILPATIQAVQRAAAAGQKIVLCTGRPLCGVTDYLKQLGLWQQADQYVISYNGSLIQTTTQETLMSHQLQFSDYLDLLEFAHQNQAAFSLLTPACMYVTPGDQNSVILKEAETVGIELQTRTLAEMRALPNLIPVKGMILDEPAKLDYLQTVMPKDFKQRFTVLRSQKDHLEFTHPLASKESALRQLTGLLKIEPTATMAIGDEQNDLGMIKAAGIGVAMGNAVPQLRAIADQVTADNNHNGVGEAISKVLSVSAPSTGRQQS, from the coding sequence ATGATAAAACTAATCGCGGTTGATATTGATGGCACGCTGCTTAACGATCAAGGCCAGATTCTGCCGGCGACGATTCAAGCTGTTCAACGGGCAGCCGCAGCCGGTCAAAAAATCGTGCTGTGTACCGGTCGGCCGCTTTGTGGAGTGACGGATTATCTTAAGCAGCTCGGACTTTGGCAGCAAGCGGACCAGTACGTAATCAGCTATAATGGCTCGCTGATTCAGACGACGACCCAAGAAACGTTGATGAGTCACCAGCTGCAGTTTAGCGACTATCTTGATCTGCTGGAATTTGCTCACCAAAATCAAGCCGCGTTCAGTCTGTTGACGCCTGCTTGCATGTACGTCACGCCTGGCGATCAAAACAGCGTTATCTTAAAAGAAGCGGAAACGGTTGGGATTGAGCTGCAGACGCGCACGCTGGCAGAAATGCGTGCTTTGCCAAATCTAATACCGGTCAAGGGCATGATCCTGGATGAACCGGCCAAGCTGGATTACCTGCAAACTGTCATGCCAAAAGACTTTAAGCAGCGCTTTACGGTCCTGCGCAGTCAAAAAGACCACCTGGAGTTCACGCATCCTTTAGCCAGTAAGGAATCCGCACTGAGACAGCTGACCGGTCTGCTAAAGATTGAGCCGACTGCGACGATGGCAATTGGTGATGAGCAAAATGATCTGGGAATGATAAAAGCAGCTGGAATTGGCGTGGCAATGGGCAACGCAGTACCGCAGCTGCGAGCGATTGCTGACCAGGTTACGGCCGACAACAATCATAATGGAGTTGGCGAGGCAATATCTAAGGTTTTGTCTGTTAGCGCTCCTTCGACAGGCCGACAACAATCATAA
- a CDS encoding phospholipase D family protein, translating into MLTIYDLKKQTMLTQPEFFDLTTAYDILSGVSFVGSFKIIEQELLPRFKQIKLILGMEDQKTGQNLNQFFDLSRRTKELKNASEEFLRRITDETLQLHFTKDHLFHSKYFIFENETQFAIFNGSMNLTDKALHDNHEMMWLYTGDKSVAADQAIYQAHQQLFEQNFNQDSTEYLSRKLINQLHDKSVDEIAAVLTEATFEQLDNKSIQVHAKDIEQVVDEAKREQISYAVKPEVVQTVSTIYTVKGNRRRNKEQAKSTVKQLVYRTFKKPHSEEADASELYPRPMWSYQSDQIIVQDQADGLYHPLTVADDLVTRADVENFVKIIKSFRYNKIKDESQQALSAFVYLMTAPLIWKIRALYRDSNFSKSPDQVPVSMVLIGRGTTGKTLLVRDYFKPFIGDDSPSVQYVQINQGNGAHTNRAVEFLGSYLQSKRFVSPMIIDELNENFLHSKVATNAIKQWSNTLTDIHNVNVFAMNHNAGDRTINNLEEITKRVYYLSFEAGWKDLKQQRYDYNILVNSVNDHIYRWMTWHLNERLNDLTGQEEERLVQDYLYLTKELLNELLTRFGLADELADLIWQNYDYKVDRNRLTWKMLIKDDNFEHVAFTEGDDQRFSVSKAIFNNLKGSTYENINQTLDNYYNMFPRESGVALDQYDNGMVLDIDRFDHFVGEPLIRRYYEQLHQKENQQDQLTQLLKAQAQQSAKQAARQEKHDEMMLKAMEQLASKKQQPKRRGIWSRWFKGDD; encoded by the coding sequence ATGCTAACCATTTATGACCTAAAAAAACAAACCATGCTGACGCAGCCGGAATTCTTTGATCTGACGACGGCTTATGATATCTTAAGCGGCGTATCGTTTGTCGGCTCGTTTAAGATTATTGAACAAGAGCTGTTGCCGCGCTTTAAGCAGATTAAGCTGATCTTGGGAATGGAGGATCAAAAGACGGGCCAGAACCTGAATCAGTTTTTTGATCTTTCACGGCGCACGAAAGAACTCAAGAATGCCAGTGAAGAATTTCTGCGGCGAATCACGGATGAAACGCTGCAGCTGCATTTTACCAAGGATCATTTATTTCACAGCAAGTATTTTATCTTTGAAAACGAGACTCAGTTTGCGATCTTTAACGGCTCGATGAATCTGACAGACAAGGCATTGCACGACAATCACGAAATGATGTGGCTGTACACCGGCGATAAAAGCGTGGCGGCCGATCAAGCCATCTATCAGGCTCACCAGCAGCTGTTTGAGCAAAACTTCAATCAGGACAGTACGGAATATCTGAGCCGCAAGCTGATCAACCAGCTGCACGACAAATCAGTTGATGAGATTGCGGCCGTCTTGACTGAGGCAACGTTTGAGCAGCTGGATAATAAGTCGATTCAAGTACATGCTAAAGATATTGAGCAGGTAGTCGATGAAGCTAAGCGCGAGCAGATCAGTTACGCGGTCAAGCCGGAAGTCGTGCAGACGGTGTCGACGATCTATACCGTTAAGGGTAATCGGCGGCGCAACAAAGAACAGGCCAAAAGTACCGTCAAGCAGCTGGTCTATCGGACGTTTAAAAAGCCCCATTCTGAAGAAGCTGATGCCAGTGAGCTTTATCCACGGCCAATGTGGTCATATCAAAGTGATCAGATAATCGTTCAGGATCAAGCAGACGGACTGTATCATCCATTGACGGTGGCGGATGATTTGGTAACCAGAGCTGATGTGGAGAACTTTGTCAAAATCATCAAGAGTTTTCGCTATAACAAAATCAAGGATGAAAGTCAGCAGGCACTCTCGGCGTTTGTCTATTTGATGACGGCACCCTTGATTTGGAAGATTCGCGCGCTTTACCGGGATTCCAATTTCTCTAAGAGTCCGGATCAGGTACCAGTCTCCATGGTTTTGATTGGCCGCGGGACGACGGGGAAGACGCTGCTGGTGCGCGATTATTTCAAGCCGTTTATTGGAGACGATTCGCCAAGCGTTCAGTATGTCCAGATCAATCAAGGAAATGGCGCGCATACCAACCGTGCTGTTGAGTTTTTGGGCAGCTACCTGCAGTCGAAGCGGTTTGTCTCGCCGATGATCATTGACGAGTTAAATGAAAACTTTCTGCATAGCAAGGTGGCAACCAACGCCATCAAGCAGTGGTCCAACACGCTGACTGACATTCACAACGTCAACGTATTTGCCATGAACCATAATGCCGGTGATCGAACCATCAACAACCTGGAAGAAATCACCAAGCGGGTCTACTACCTTTCGTTTGAGGCGGGCTGGAAAGATCTCAAGCAGCAGCGCTATGACTACAATATTTTGGTCAACAGCGTCAATGACCATATCTATCGCTGGATGACCTGGCATTTGAACGAACGACTCAATGATCTGACTGGTCAGGAAGAAGAACGCTTGGTACAGGACTATCTGTATCTGACCAAAGAACTGTTAAACGAGCTGCTGACTCGGTTTGGGCTGGCTGATGAATTGGCCGATCTCATCTGGCAAAACTATGACTACAAGGTTGATCGCAATCGTCTGACTTGGAAAATGCTGATCAAGGATGACAACTTTGAGCATGTCGCGTTTACTGAAGGGGATGACCAGCGATTCAGCGTTTCGAAGGCAATTTTCAACAACCTCAAGGGCAGCACCTATGAAAACATCAATCAAACGCTGGACAACTACTATAATATGTTTCCGCGCGAATCTGGCGTAGCGCTTGATCAATACGACAACGGCATGGTCTTAGACATCGACCGCTTTGACCATTTTGTCGGCGAGCCGCTGATCAGACGCTACTATGAGCAGCTGCATCAAAAAGAAAATCAGCAAGATCAGCTTACTCAGCTGCTTAAAGCTCAAGCCCAGCAGTCTGCCAAACAAGCTGCCCGCCAAGAAAAACACGATGAGATGATGCTAAAAGCAATGGAGCAGCTGGCAAGCAAGAAACAGCAGCCTAAGCGCCGTGGCATCTGGTCGCGCTGGTTTAAGGGCGATGACTGA